In Arthrobacter sp. CJ23, the genomic window CCAGGTACACGTTGCCGATCAGGGAGTCCTGCTGCGTCTTGGACACGAAGTGCTCGGCGAGCACGCCGTCTTCCAGGACGCCGATCTGGATTCTGTCGTCGCGCTGGCGGACGATCATCTGGCGGTCCACGGATTCGCGGCGGGCCAGGAACTCGGCCTCGGTGATGACCTGGCGGCGGCGCCCGGTCTCGCGGGATTCGCGGCGGCGCTGCTTCTTGGCCTCAAGTCGGGTGGAGCCCTTGACACTGGTCACGCGGTTGCTGACCGGCGCCTCGCTAATGGCGCGGGGGGCACGCACACGGGTCACCGTGTTGGGCGGATCGTCGTCTCCGCCACCCGTCAGTTCCAGGTCCTGGTCGCCACGGCGGCGGCGACGGCGACGGCGGGAGGTCACGCCGTCCTCCAGCGTTTCCGCTGCGGGGGCGTCGTCGTCGGACTCCCCGGCGTCCTCGGCGTCGCCTTCTTCACGTTCGGTGCCGCGGCGGCCACGGCGGCCACGGCTGCGCCGGCGGCGACGGCTGCCGGCATCCTCGAGCTCGCCTTCTTCGGCTTCCCCGGCCTCTTCGCTGTCCTCGTCCTCGTCCTCGACGACGACGGGGCGGGCGACGGTGCTCAGGTCGGGTGCCTGGAAAATCATGGAGGTGATGGTGACCGGTTCGAGGAACAGGGCCGCAGACGCGCCGGCTGCTTCCTTCTCTTCCAAGGTCTCATCAAGCGGAGCTTCCTCGGCCGGAGCCTCGACGGGTGCTTCCGCGGCAGGGGCCGCTTCCACGGCAGCGTCTTCAACGGCGGCTTCCTCGACGGGAGCCGCTTCGGCAGCCTTCGCTTTCGCGGTGGTGGCTCGACGGCGGCGGACCGGCTTTTCTGCCGGGGCTTCGGCTGCGGCGGGTGCCGCTTCCGGCGCCGCTTCGCTTTCCGGGGCGGCTTCCGCTGCGTCCTCGACGAAAACGGGAAGCGGCTCGGCCGGCTCGACGACCTTGCGGGCGCGGCTGCGGCGGACCGGCGCCTTGACGGCCGGTTCCTCCGCGGCGGGCTCGGCGGCAGGAACCTCAGGGGCCGGGATTTCGGCGGTGCTGTCCGCAGGAGCGGCCTCTGCGGGAGCGGTTTCGGCCGCTGCCGCCTTGGGCGCGGCCTTGCGCCGGGTCCTGGTGGTCTTCTTTGGTGCTTCCGCGGCTTCTGCGGATGCCGCTTCTTCGTTAACGGCTACAACCTGGTCATTATCCATATGTGGCAACACTCCTGCCCAAGCAGCGCCGCCACATCCGGCGCCCAGAGGGGCAAATATTGTCAAAACCCTCGGGCCCTGACAGAAGTCGGTAGTTTGCCTCCCGGCTCGCACCAGCAGAGGGGTGCGGCAGGCCTGGAAGGCCGGCGGCGCTGTTCTGAAACCCGTTGTTCTGTTGCCACAACCAGGTGCCGTCCATTCACATGGCGGGCCGGCCGAGGATCACGTGATCCGGGATGCCCTGCTCATGGTTGGCGGTCTTGGGAACAACTCACCGGACCGGAGTCCGCATGTGGAACGGCTTCCGGCCATGTTCATTCTCTCACACCCCCATGCAATGGGGAGGTAGGCTCCCCTCCGGGGCGGCCGCCGTCGTCGGGAATCCTGGCTGGGAGCGACATCCAGACCGCAGCGTTAGAATCCTCCCAAGAGCCATCCCCGGCCGCGCCGGGCCTTGCCGAAAAGGACTGCATCCGCCATGTCGAGCACCGCCAGGGAAAACCTGGCCCACAACGACTCCCCGCCAGCACGGCACAACGACGCCGCCGCCATCCAGGTCTTTCCGAAGACCGTGCGCGACAAGCCGTTTGCCTGGCTCCTCCTGATCACGGGCGTCATCGGCTGGCTTGCCTCCGGCGCGCTGGTCCTGGAGAAGCTCGAAATGCTCAAGGACCCCAACCACATCACGCTGTGCGATGTGAACCCGTGGGTGTCCTGCGGCGCGGTGATGCAGACCTGGCAGAGTTCGCTGTTCGGCTTCCCCAACATGTTCATCGGGATCGTGGCCTTCGCCGTCATCATCACCACGGCAATGGGCCTGCTGGCCGGAGCGCGGTTCTCGCGCGGCTACTGGCTGGGGCTGCAGACCGGAGTCACCCTGGGCTTCGCCTTCGTCGTGTGGCTGTGGTCCCAGGCCCTGTACGCCATCCACGTACTGTGCCCGTTCTGCATGGTGGTGTGGGCGGTCATGATCCCGCTCTTCGTGTGGGTCACCATCCGCAACATCACTCACGGCGTCATCAAAGTCCCCGCCGGGCTGGCAAAGCTGCTGGGCGACTCGGGCTGGATCATTACGGCCCTGCTCTACGTGGCCGTGGCCGCGAGCATCTTCTTCGCCTTCATCCAGGTCTTCGCCGGCACCTCCGGATACTGAGCCCGCAGCAACAGCGGCGACGCCGCGGCGACGAACCGTGTAGCACCCGCGTAGCACCCGCGTAGCACCCGCGTAGCACCCGCCCGAGCGAACAGCTGAGGCCCCGTTTTCCTAAGAAAACGGGGCCTCAGCTGCACGCTCGCGCCCATGGGTTCATGGCCGGGGCGGAAGGTCAGCGGCTACGCGAACCAGATGCCGATCTCGCGCTCGGCGGATTCGACGGAGTCCGAGCCGTGGACCAGGTTCTGCTGGACCTTCAGACCCCAATCGCGGCCGAAGTCGCCGCGGATGGTGCCGGGCGCCGCCGTCGTGGGGTCCGTGGTGCCGGCCAGGGAGCGGAAGCCTTCGATGACACTGTGGCCCTCGAAGATGGCCGCAATGACCGGTCCACTGAGCATGAACTCGACCAGCGGCTCGTAGAACGGCTTGCCGACGTGCTCTTCGTAGTGCTGTTCCAGCAGCTCGCGGCTGGCGTTGACCTTCTTCAGCTCTGCCAGGGTGTAGCCCTTGGCTTCGATACGGGCGATGATGTTGCCGCTGAGGTTGCGGGCGACGCCGTCGGGCTTGATCAGGACGAGGGTCCGCTCAATGCTCACAGTTGCTCCAATGTGGTTGGTGGGTTTCCCAGCCAGTTTACGGGGTTTCGGGGGTGGCTTCGTCGCCGTGGCTTGCGTCCCATTCGGCCTGCTGGCGGTCGCGTTCGGCCACCTCGCGGTCGATCCTCATGCCGGTGCGGATCCCGTACCACCAGCAGATGGCAAACAGGATGCCCACGATGAACATCATCGGCTCCGCGATTCCGGTCAGGATCAGGACGAGCTGCAGGCCCCAGCCGACGGCCAGGCCCCACGGCTTGCGCACCACAGCGCAGGCCAGGACCAGCACCACGCTGAGCGCAATGCCGAAGCCGAGGATCAGGCCGGGCGCCACTTCGCCGCGTTTCAGTCCGAAGACAACCAGAGTGGCGAAGAACGCCACGAAGGCTTCCAGCAGGAGGACCGTGGAGGCGAACATGACCTTGGTGGAACGGCGCTTCTTGGGCATGCCCGGGCGCCATTCCCGCTGTGCTTTGGTGAGTTTGGCCATGTCAGGCGTCCGCCTTTCCGAGCAGCATGCGGGCTTCGGCCACCACCGTGATGGAGCCGGTCACCAGGACGCCGCCGGCCAGGTCATCGTTGGCTTCGGCGCGTTCCACGGCCCACTCGATGGCGTCGTCCAGTTTCTCGGCGATGTGGACGTTCTCGGCACCGAAGCCGAGATCGACGGCGAGGTCCGCCAGCTGGGCGGCCGGGATGGCGCGCGGCGAGTTGGACTGCGTGAAGCAGAATTCCTCAGCGAGTCCGCCCAGGGATTCCTTGAGCTGGCGGAGGATCTCCTCGGCGTCCTTTTCCTTGAGGATCCCGATCACCACCACCAGCTTGCTGAAGCTGAATGCCTCCTGGATGGCCTCGGCCGAGACACGGATGCCGTCCGGGTTGTGGGCGGCGTCCACGATGATGGTGGGCGCCGTGCGCACCACCTCCAGGCGGCCGGGAGAGGTGACGTTGCCGAAGGCCTCGCGGAGGACGTCGACGTCGAGTTCCCTTTCGCCGCCGCCGAGGAACGCCTCCAAGGCAGCCACGGCCACGGCCGCGTTCTCCGCCTGGTGGGCACCGTGCAGGGGCAGCAGCAGCTCCTCGTAGCGCCCGGCGAGGCCCTGGACAGTGAGGACCTGGCCGCCGACGGCAACGCTGCGGGATTCGACGCCGAATTCAACGCCTTCGAAGCGGAACGGCACGTCCACTTCACGGGCCTTCTCCAGCAGTACCTGGGCGGCGTCCACCGGCTGGGCGGCGCTGATCAGGAAGCCGCCGGGCTTGATGATTCCGGCCTTTTCGTAGGCAATGTCCTCGGTGGTCTCGCCCAGGAGGTCCGTATGGTCCAGCGAAATGGGCGTGATCACGGAAACCTGGCCGTCGCCCACGTTGGTGGCGTCGGTGACGCCGCCAAGGCCCACCTCGATGACGGCCACATTGACGGGCTGGTCCGCGAAGATCGCGAAGCCCAGGATGGTGAGGCATTCGAAGTACGTCAGCCGGGGCTGGCCGTCCGCTTCGAGTTCCTTGTCCACAATCTCCAGGTAGGGCCGGATCTCATCCCAGATCCGCACGAACGTAGCGTCCGGCACCGGGGCGCCGTCGATGCTGATGCGCTCGGTGACCTTGGACAGGTGCGGGCTGGTGTAGCGGCCGGTGCTGAGGCCATGGGCACGCAGCCCGGCCTCGATCATGCGGGCCGTGGAGGTCTTGCCGTTGGTGCCGGTGATGTGGATGATCGGAAACGCCTTGTTCGGCTCCCCCAGCACATCCATCGCCCGGAACAGCGGCGCCAGGCGCGGCTCCATCTTGTTCTCGGGAGCGCGTCCCAACAGCTCGGCGTAGACGCTCTCTACGGAGAATTCGTCGCTCATGTGCTAGGCCTCTACTTTGTTGACGGTGATCTGCGGCTCGGTGGCATCGCCGGACACCACGGGTTCGAGCACCAGGGACAGGGTCTCGTTCTTGACCAGTTCCGCGTTGGCGCGGAGGGCGTCGACAACCTCGTGGGTGGCCAGCACCGTGGTGTGTATGCGGTCGCTGACGTTGAACCCGGCGTCCTTGCGGGCCTGCTGGATGGCGCGGACCATGTCGCGGGCCAAGCCTTCGGCTGCAAGCTCCGGGGTGACTTCGGTGTTCAGGACCACGAAGCCGCCGCCGGGCAGGACGGCCACGGAGGCGGAAACCCCGGTGGCGGATTCGGCCACGACCGTTTCCAGGGTGTACTCCTGCGGTTCGAGCTCGAGCCCGCCCGCAGTCACCACGCCGGCGTCGTTGACGGACCAGTCGCCGGACTTGGAGCCCTTGATGGCCTGCTGCACGTTCTTGCCCAGGCGCGGCCCGGCGGCGCGGGCGTTGACCACGAGCTTCTGCTCGATGCCGAACTCCTCCGGGGAGGCCGTGGCGGCGTCGAGCAGGCGCACCGAGCGCAGGTTCAGTTCATCGGCGACGACGGCGCCGAAGCTTTCCAGCGCATCGGCACCGGGTGCCACCACCGTCATTTCCTGCAGGGGCAGGCGGACGCGAAGGTTGGCCGCCTTGCGCAGCGAGGATCCGGTGGAG contains:
- a CDS encoding DUF4233 domain-containing protein gives rise to the protein MAKLTKAQREWRPGMPKKRRSTKVMFASTVLLLEAFVAFFATLVVFGLKRGEVAPGLILGFGIALSVVLVLACAVVRKPWGLAVGWGLQLVLILTGIAEPMMFIVGILFAICWWYGIRTGMRIDREVAERDRQQAEWDASHGDEATPETP
- a CDS encoding vitamin K epoxide reductase family protein, whose protein sequence is MSSTARENLAHNDSPPARHNDAAAIQVFPKTVRDKPFAWLLLITGVIGWLASGALVLEKLEMLKDPNHITLCDVNPWVSCGAVMQTWQSSLFGFPNMFIGIVAFAVIITTAMGLLAGARFSRGYWLGLQTGVTLGFAFVVWLWSQALYAIHVLCPFCMVVWAVMIPLFVWVTIRNITHGVIKVPAGLAKLLGDSGWIITALLYVAVAASIFFAFIQVFAGTSGY
- the ndk gene encoding nucleoside-diphosphate kinase, encoding MSIERTLVLIKPDGVARNLSGNIIARIEAKGYTLAELKKVNASRELLEQHYEEHVGKPFYEPLVEFMLSGPVIAAIFEGHSVIEGFRSLAGTTDPTTAAPGTIRGDFGRDWGLKVQQNLVHGSDSVESAEREIGIWFA
- a CDS encoding folylpolyglutamate synthase/dihydrofolate synthase family protein; the encoded protein is MSDEFSVESVYAELLGRAPENKMEPRLAPLFRAMDVLGEPNKAFPIIHITGTNGKTSTARMIEAGLRAHGLSTGRYTSPHLSKVTERISIDGAPVPDATFVRIWDEIRPYLEIVDKELEADGQPRLTYFECLTILGFAIFADQPVNVAVIEVGLGGVTDATNVGDGQVSVITPISLDHTDLLGETTEDIAYEKAGIIKPGGFLISAAQPVDAAQVLLEKAREVDVPFRFEGVEFGVESRSVAVGGQVLTVQGLAGRYEELLLPLHGAHQAENAAVAVAALEAFLGGGERELDVDVLREAFGNVTSPGRLEVVRTAPTIIVDAAHNPDGIRVSAEAIQEAFSFSKLVVVIGILKEKDAEEILRQLKESLGGLAEEFCFTQSNSPRAIPAAQLADLAVDLGFGAENVHIAEKLDDAIEWAVERAEANDDLAGGVLVTGSITVVAEARMLLGKADA